In Desulfuromonadaceae bacterium, a single genomic region encodes these proteins:
- a CDS encoding ACT domain-containing protein, translated as MDNRYSMTAFGKDRPGIAADVTGILYENGYNLDKKT; from the coding sequence ATGGACAATCGCTATAGCATGACCGCTTTCGGCAAAGACCGCCCCGGCATTGCCGCCGACGTCACCGGTATACTCTACGAAAACGGCTACAATCTGGATAAAAAAACATGA